The proteins below come from a single Phocoena sinus isolate mPhoSin1 chromosome 2, mPhoSin1.pri, whole genome shotgun sequence genomic window:
- the PRMT5 gene encoding protein arginine N-methyltransferase 5 isoform X3: MAAMAVGGASGSRVSSGRDLNCVPEIADTLGAVAKQGFDFLCMPVFHPRFKREFTQEPAKNRPGPQTRSDLLLSGRDWNTLIVGKLSPWIRPDSKVEKIRRNSEAAMLQELNFGAYLGLPAFLLPLNQEDNTNLARVLTNHIHTGHHSSMFWMRVPLVAPEDLRDDIIENAPTSHTEEYSGEEKTWMWWHNFRTLCDYSKRIAVALEIGADLPSNHVIDRWLGEPIKAAILPTSIFLTNKKGFPVLSKMHQRLIFRLLKLEVQFIITGTNHHSEKEFCSYLQYLEYLSQNRPPPNAYELFAKGYEDYLQSPLQPLMDNLESQTYEVFEKDPIKYSQYQQAIYKCLLDRVPEEEKDTNVQVLMVLGAGRGPLVNASLRAAKQADRRIKLYAVEKNPNAVVTLENWQFEEWGSQVTVVSSDMREWVAPEKADIIVSELLGSFADNELSPECLDGAQHFLKDDGVSIPGEYTSFLAPISSSKLYNEVRACREKDRDPEVSVQRLTLLGCFHGFPSSSPLSSPLPCVKARPSVCVSGDAAIPRRCGMSGL, from the exons ATGGCGGCGATGGCGGTCGGCGGTGCCAGTGGAAGTCGCGTGTCCAGCGGGAGGGACCTGAATTGCGTCCCCGAAATAGCTGACACACTGGGGGCTGTGGCCAAGCAGGG GTTTGATTTCCTCTGCATGCCTGTGTTCCACCCGCGTTTCAAGAGGGAGTTCACTCAGGAACCTGCTAAGAATCGGCCGGGCCCCCAGACACGATCAGACCTACTGCTGTCAGGAAGGG ACTGGAATACACTAATTGTGGGAAAGCTTTCTCCATGGATTCGTCCAGACTCAAAAGTGGAAAAGATCCGCAGGAACTCTGAGGCG GCTATGTTACAGGAGCTGAATTTTGGGGCATATTTGGGTCTTCCAGCTTTCCTGCTGCCCCTAAATCAGGAAGATAACACAAACTTGGCGAGAGTTTTGACCAACCACATCCACACTGGCCACCACTCCTCCATG TTCTGGATGCGGGTGCCATTGGTGGCACCAGAGGACCTGAGAGATGATATAATTGAGAATGCGCCAACTTCACACACAGAGGAGTACAGTGGAGAGGAGAAGACATGGATGTG GTGGCACAACTTCCGGACCTTGTGCGATTATAGCAAGAGGATTGCGGTGG CTCTCGAAATTGGTGCTGACCTCCCATCTAATCATGTCATTGATCGGTGGCTTGGGGAGCCCATCAAAGCAGCCATTCTCCCCACCAGCATTTTCCTGACCAATAAGAAGGGATTTCCTGTTCTTTCTAAGATGCACCAGAGGCTGATCTTCCGACTCCTCAAG TTGGAGGTGCAGTTCATCATCACAGGCACCAACCACCACTCAGAGAAAGAGTTCTGCTCCTACCTCCAGTACTTGGAATACTTGAGCCAGAATCGACCTCCACCCAATGCCTACGAACTCTTTGCCAAGGGCTATGAAGACTACCTGCAATCCCCACTCCAG CCACTGATGGATAATCTGGAATCTCAGACATACGAAGTGTTTGAAAAGGACCCTATCAAATACTCTCAATACCAGCAG GCCATCTATAAATGTCTGTTAGACCGAGTgccagaggaagagaaggacaCCAATGTCCA AGTGCTGATGGTGCTGGGAGCAGGCCGGGGGCCCCTGGTGAATGCTTCCCTGAGGGCAGCCAAGCAGGCTGACCGGCGGATAAAGCTGTACGCTGTGGAGAAGAACCCAAATGCTGTGGTGAC GCTGGAGAACTGGCAGTTTGAAGAATGGGGAAGCCAGGTGACAGTAGTCTCATCGGATATGCGGGAATGGGTGGCTCCAGAGAAAGCGGATATCATTGTCAGTGAGCTTCTGGGGTCCTTCGCTGATAATGAGCTGTCACCGGAATGCCTGGATGGAGCCCAGCACTTCCTAAAAG ATGATGGCGTGAGCATCCCTGGGGAGTACACCTCCTTTCTAgctcccatctcctcctccaaGCTGTACAATGAGGTCCGAGCCTGTCGGGAAAAGGACCGCGACCCTGAG GTATCCGTCCAGAGACTCACTCTCCTGGGATGTTTTCATGGTTTCCCATCCTCTTCCCCATTAAG CAGCCCATTACCGTGCGTGAAGGCCAGACCATCTGTGTGCGTTTCTGGCGATGCAGCAATTCCAAGAAGGTGTGGTATGAGTGGGCTGTGA
- the PRMT5 gene encoding protein arginine N-methyltransferase 5 isoform X1, with protein sequence MAAMAVGGASGSRVSSGRDLNCVPEIADTLGAVAKQGFDFLCMPVFHPRFKREFTQEPAKNRPGPQTRSDLLLSGRDWNTLIVGKLSPWIRPDSKVEKIRRNSEAAMLQELNFGAYLGLPAFLLPLNQEDNTNLARVLTNHIHTGHHSSMFWMRVPLVAPEDLRDDIIENAPTSHTEEYSGEEKTWMWWHNFRTLCDYSKRIAVALEIGADLPSNHVIDRWLGEPIKAAILPTSIFLTNKKGFPVLSKMHQRLIFRLLKLEVQFIITGTNHHSEKEFCSYLQYLEYLSQNRPPPNAYELFAKGYEDYLQSPLQPLMDNLESQTYEVFEKDPIKYSQYQQAIYKCLLDRVPEEEKDTNVQVLMVLGAGRGPLVNASLRAAKQADRRIKLYAVEKNPNAVVTLENWQFEEWGSQVTVVSSDMREWVAPEKADIIVSELLGSFADNELSPECLDGAQHFLKDDGVSIPGEYTSFLAPISSSKLYNEVRACREKDRDPEAQFEMPYVVRLHNFHQLSAPQPCFTFSHPNRDPMIDNNRYCTLEFPVEVNTVLHGFAGYFETVLYQDITLSIRPETHSPGMFSWFPILFPIKQPITVREGQTICVRFWRCSNSKKVWYEWAVTAPVCSAIHNPTGRSYTIGL encoded by the exons ATGGCGGCGATGGCGGTCGGCGGTGCCAGTGGAAGTCGCGTGTCCAGCGGGAGGGACCTGAATTGCGTCCCCGAAATAGCTGACACACTGGGGGCTGTGGCCAAGCAGGG GTTTGATTTCCTCTGCATGCCTGTGTTCCACCCGCGTTTCAAGAGGGAGTTCACTCAGGAACCTGCTAAGAATCGGCCGGGCCCCCAGACACGATCAGACCTACTGCTGTCAGGAAGGG ACTGGAATACACTAATTGTGGGAAAGCTTTCTCCATGGATTCGTCCAGACTCAAAAGTGGAAAAGATCCGCAGGAACTCTGAGGCG GCTATGTTACAGGAGCTGAATTTTGGGGCATATTTGGGTCTTCCAGCTTTCCTGCTGCCCCTAAATCAGGAAGATAACACAAACTTGGCGAGAGTTTTGACCAACCACATCCACACTGGCCACCACTCCTCCATG TTCTGGATGCGGGTGCCATTGGTGGCACCAGAGGACCTGAGAGATGATATAATTGAGAATGCGCCAACTTCACACACAGAGGAGTACAGTGGAGAGGAGAAGACATGGATGTG GTGGCACAACTTCCGGACCTTGTGCGATTATAGCAAGAGGATTGCGGTGG CTCTCGAAATTGGTGCTGACCTCCCATCTAATCATGTCATTGATCGGTGGCTTGGGGAGCCCATCAAAGCAGCCATTCTCCCCACCAGCATTTTCCTGACCAATAAGAAGGGATTTCCTGTTCTTTCTAAGATGCACCAGAGGCTGATCTTCCGACTCCTCAAG TTGGAGGTGCAGTTCATCATCACAGGCACCAACCACCACTCAGAGAAAGAGTTCTGCTCCTACCTCCAGTACTTGGAATACTTGAGCCAGAATCGACCTCCACCCAATGCCTACGAACTCTTTGCCAAGGGCTATGAAGACTACCTGCAATCCCCACTCCAG CCACTGATGGATAATCTGGAATCTCAGACATACGAAGTGTTTGAAAAGGACCCTATCAAATACTCTCAATACCAGCAG GCCATCTATAAATGTCTGTTAGACCGAGTgccagaggaagagaaggacaCCAATGTCCA AGTGCTGATGGTGCTGGGAGCAGGCCGGGGGCCCCTGGTGAATGCTTCCCTGAGGGCAGCCAAGCAGGCTGACCGGCGGATAAAGCTGTACGCTGTGGAGAAGAACCCAAATGCTGTGGTGAC GCTGGAGAACTGGCAGTTTGAAGAATGGGGAAGCCAGGTGACAGTAGTCTCATCGGATATGCGGGAATGGGTGGCTCCAGAGAAAGCGGATATCATTGTCAGTGAGCTTCTGGGGTCCTTCGCTGATAATGAGCTGTCACCGGAATGCCTGGATGGAGCCCAGCACTTCCTAAAAG ATGATGGCGTGAGCATCCCTGGGGAGTACACCTCCTTTCTAgctcccatctcctcctccaaGCTGTACAATGAGGTCCGAGCCTGTCGGGAAAAGGACCGCGACCCTGAG GCCCAGTTTGAAATGCCTTATGTGGTACGACTGCACAATTTCCACCAGCTGTCTGCACCCCAGCCCTGTTTTACCTTCAGCCATCCCAACAGAG ATCCTATGATTGACAACAACCGCTACTGCACCTTGGAGTTTCCCGTGGAGGTGAACACAGTGCTGCATGGCTTTGCAGGCTACTTTGAGACTGTGCTTTATCAGGACATCACTCTGA GTATCCGTCCAGAGACTCACTCTCCTGGGATGTTTTCATGGTTTCCCATCCTCTTCCCCATTAAG CAGCCCATTACCGTGCGTGAAGGCCAGACCATCTGTGTGCGTTTCTGGCGATGCAGCAATTCCAAGAAGGTGTGGTATGAGTGGGCTGTGACAGCACCAGTCTGTTCTGCTATTCACAACCCCACAGGCCGCTCTTACACCATTGGCCTCTAG
- the PRMT5 gene encoding protein arginine N-methyltransferase 5 isoform X2, producing MRGPNSGTERRRPVIPERQGFDFLCMPVFHPRFKREFTQEPAKNRPGPQTRSDLLLSGRDWNTLIVGKLSPWIRPDSKVEKIRRNSEAAMLQELNFGAYLGLPAFLLPLNQEDNTNLARVLTNHIHTGHHSSMFWMRVPLVAPEDLRDDIIENAPTSHTEEYSGEEKTWMWWHNFRTLCDYSKRIAVALEIGADLPSNHVIDRWLGEPIKAAILPTSIFLTNKKGFPVLSKMHQRLIFRLLKLEVQFIITGTNHHSEKEFCSYLQYLEYLSQNRPPPNAYELFAKGYEDYLQSPLQPLMDNLESQTYEVFEKDPIKYSQYQQAIYKCLLDRVPEEEKDTNVQVLMVLGAGRGPLVNASLRAAKQADRRIKLYAVEKNPNAVVTLENWQFEEWGSQVTVVSSDMREWVAPEKADIIVSELLGSFADNELSPECLDGAQHFLKDDGVSIPGEYTSFLAPISSSKLYNEVRACREKDRDPEAQFEMPYVVRLHNFHQLSAPQPCFTFSHPNRDPMIDNNRYCTLEFPVEVNTVLHGFAGYFETVLYQDITLSIRPETHSPGMFSWFPILFPIKQPITVREGQTICVRFWRCSNSKKVWYEWAVTAPVCSAIHNPTGRSYTIGL from the exons ATGCGGGGTCCGAACTCGGGGACAGAGAGGCGCAGACCAGTCATTCCCGagaggcaggg GTTTGATTTCCTCTGCATGCCTGTGTTCCACCCGCGTTTCAAGAGGGAGTTCACTCAGGAACCTGCTAAGAATCGGCCGGGCCCCCAGACACGATCAGACCTACTGCTGTCAGGAAGGG ACTGGAATACACTAATTGTGGGAAAGCTTTCTCCATGGATTCGTCCAGACTCAAAAGTGGAAAAGATCCGCAGGAACTCTGAGGCG GCTATGTTACAGGAGCTGAATTTTGGGGCATATTTGGGTCTTCCAGCTTTCCTGCTGCCCCTAAATCAGGAAGATAACACAAACTTGGCGAGAGTTTTGACCAACCACATCCACACTGGCCACCACTCCTCCATG TTCTGGATGCGGGTGCCATTGGTGGCACCAGAGGACCTGAGAGATGATATAATTGAGAATGCGCCAACTTCACACACAGAGGAGTACAGTGGAGAGGAGAAGACATGGATGTG GTGGCACAACTTCCGGACCTTGTGCGATTATAGCAAGAGGATTGCGGTGG CTCTCGAAATTGGTGCTGACCTCCCATCTAATCATGTCATTGATCGGTGGCTTGGGGAGCCCATCAAAGCAGCCATTCTCCCCACCAGCATTTTCCTGACCAATAAGAAGGGATTTCCTGTTCTTTCTAAGATGCACCAGAGGCTGATCTTCCGACTCCTCAAG TTGGAGGTGCAGTTCATCATCACAGGCACCAACCACCACTCAGAGAAAGAGTTCTGCTCCTACCTCCAGTACTTGGAATACTTGAGCCAGAATCGACCTCCACCCAATGCCTACGAACTCTTTGCCAAGGGCTATGAAGACTACCTGCAATCCCCACTCCAG CCACTGATGGATAATCTGGAATCTCAGACATACGAAGTGTTTGAAAAGGACCCTATCAAATACTCTCAATACCAGCAG GCCATCTATAAATGTCTGTTAGACCGAGTgccagaggaagagaaggacaCCAATGTCCA AGTGCTGATGGTGCTGGGAGCAGGCCGGGGGCCCCTGGTGAATGCTTCCCTGAGGGCAGCCAAGCAGGCTGACCGGCGGATAAAGCTGTACGCTGTGGAGAAGAACCCAAATGCTGTGGTGAC GCTGGAGAACTGGCAGTTTGAAGAATGGGGAAGCCAGGTGACAGTAGTCTCATCGGATATGCGGGAATGGGTGGCTCCAGAGAAAGCGGATATCATTGTCAGTGAGCTTCTGGGGTCCTTCGCTGATAATGAGCTGTCACCGGAATGCCTGGATGGAGCCCAGCACTTCCTAAAAG ATGATGGCGTGAGCATCCCTGGGGAGTACACCTCCTTTCTAgctcccatctcctcctccaaGCTGTACAATGAGGTCCGAGCCTGTCGGGAAAAGGACCGCGACCCTGAG GCCCAGTTTGAAATGCCTTATGTGGTACGACTGCACAATTTCCACCAGCTGTCTGCACCCCAGCCCTGTTTTACCTTCAGCCATCCCAACAGAG ATCCTATGATTGACAACAACCGCTACTGCACCTTGGAGTTTCCCGTGGAGGTGAACACAGTGCTGCATGGCTTTGCAGGCTACTTTGAGACTGTGCTTTATCAGGACATCACTCTGA GTATCCGTCCAGAGACTCACTCTCCTGGGATGTTTTCATGGTTTCCCATCCTCTTCCCCATTAAG CAGCCCATTACCGTGCGTGAAGGCCAGACCATCTGTGTGCGTTTCTGGCGATGCAGCAATTCCAAGAAGGTGTGGTATGAGTGGGCTGTGACAGCACCAGTCTGTTCTGCTATTCACAACCCCACAGGCCGCTCTTACACCATTGGCCTCTAG